Sequence from the Candidatus Polarisedimenticolia bacterium genome:
CGGCGGCCACCGCGGGGCCCAGGTTCGTTTCGGGAAGCAGCGCCGCGTCGCGCATCGCGCGGAAGACGCGCCGGTACAGTGGCGGCTCGCGGTTCAGCAGCGTGTGGATTTTCTGCGGAAGTCCCGCGCCGCGCGCGAGGAGAAAATAGCGATCCTCGCTCAGCAGGCGAAGGTAAACCTTGCGGATCATGAAGGCGTTCCCTCTCAGGAGTGCGTCCTCAACCTAAACCATTCCTCCCTGCCAGGTCAATCCAAGATTTCTTGACGGTCAGGATATCGAAACCTATATTCCCACGGGTTCTCACGGGACGTGTATTTGATAGAAGGTGGGGGGCAAGGGGTGTCAGGAAACCGTCAAACGGAGAGCCCCTACCGCTTCCTGGCCGCCGAAATCCTCCGGATTGCCCCGTGCGACCGCATCGTCTTCGCTTTGCCGCTGGCCGACGGCAGCGGCTTCGCCCTGGCCGGCGCCTATCCCGAAGCTCCTGCTCTGACCGAAGCCTTTATCCCGGCCCAGGGGTCATGCACCTCCCGGTCGGCCACCGAGCGGCGGGCGCGTCTCCTTTCCGCCATCGGAGAGGAGACCCACTTCGCCGAGGAGGAGATGCTCTACAAGGCCGGCATCCGCGACGCCGGCTTTGTGCCGCTGTTCCACGGCGGCGAGCTGATGGCGGTGGCCATCGTCGGGCGGCGCGACCTGAACTCCCTGGAATGGAAATCGGTCCGCTGCCTGGAGCGCGTCTCGGGCTTGCTGGCCTCGGTCATGGCGGCGGCGCGGGACGCCTCGCGGGAATCGGATTGGAGCGACGCGATCCTGGCGGCTTCGAAGTTCTCGCAGGCGGAGGATTCGGAGCGCGCCTGCCGGGGGCTGCTCGAGGCGATCCGCCGGGTGACTCCCTACCGGCGTGCCGTTCTGACGCTGGTGGACGCCGAGCTGGAAGGTTACCAGTGGTTCTTCACCGGGCTCGCGGAAGAGGAGATCAACACCTTCCATGAAAAAGCGCCCGGCCCGGAGGGCTTGAGGCTGCTGTTTCAGGGCCTGAACGGGACGCCGCCGATTCTCGCCGATTCGCGCAGCTCCTTCGTCCCGCTGGTCGGCTCGCGCGAGAAGCCGCTAGGCTACCTGACCCTGATGCTGGATACGAGCGAGCGGATCGTTCCCCCCGGTCCTCTCGCGGCGGTGCGCACCATGGCGGCGGTGGCCGCCGCGACGCTGGAGCGCAACCACCTTCTGCGGGAGCTGCGGCGCGAGCGCTACCGCAGGGCGAAGACGGAGGAGCAGCTCGTCCACTCGGATCGCCTCGCGGCCCTCGGGCAGACCGTCTCCGGCGTGGCGCACGAGCTGAACAACGCCCTTTCGGGGGTCCTCGGCTTCAGCGAGCTGGGGGTCAAGAACAACTCCAATCCGCAAGTGGACCGGGACCTCCAGAGGGTCTTGCGCGAGGCGAAACGCTGCCAGCAGATCGTCGCTCACCTGCTGGCATTCGCGCGCAAGACGAAGCCGGAGCGGAAGGTGATCGACGTCAATGAGCTGGTTGAAAGCGTGCTCGACCTTCGGACCACCGACCTTCGCCTGGGGAACGTCGAGGTGGAGCTGGACCTGGCGGCCGGACTTCCACGAACCCTGGGGGTCGACCATCAGATCGAGCAGGTGCTGCTGAACATCATCAATAACGCGCACCAGGCGATGCTGCAGGTGCGCGGCGCTCGCTCCCTGAAGGTCTCGACGTTCGCGGAGGAAGGGAAGATCCTGATTCGGATCACCGACTCGGGCCCCGGAATCGCCGCCGCCCTCATGGAGAAGGTGTTCGAGCCGTTCTATACGACGAAGGACGCGGGCGAAGGCACCGGCCTGGGGTTGAGCCTCTCGCAGGGCCTGATCAAGGAGCACGGCGGACAAATCAAGGTGGAGAGTCTGGTGGGGAAGGGGACCACCTTCACCGTGGAGCTGCCGATCCTGGAGGTGCCGGAAGAAGAGCTGTCACGCAAGCCGGCGCGACCCGCTCCGCCGCCCATGCCGCGCAACATCCTGGTGGTGGACGATGAGGAGATGATCGTCGAGCTGCTCAACGAAGTGCTCAGCATCGCCGGTCATCGCGTCGAGACGGCCCGCAACGGGCGGCAGGCGCTGGACAAGATTCTGCACGTCGGTTACGACGCGATCATCAGCGACTTGAAGATGCCGGGACTGGACGGCTCCGGTCTCTACGATACCGTGTGTCGCAAGAGGCCGGAAATGGCCCACCGCTTCGTCTTTTCCACCGGCGACACGGCAAATCCGGCGGCCCAGGACTTCTTCAAGAAGACCGGTTGTCCCTGCCTCAGCAAGCCTTTCGACTTGCAGTCTGTCCGCGAAACCCTCGATCAAATCTTCTCTAGAAGCTGAAGCGAGCCTCGATTCATCCCGGGTCGCTTCGTTGCGCCTCGTTCCTCAGCGCGCCTCGCGATCCAGGCGGCTGGCCTCACAGCGATTGCCTGGAGGTCCATCGCAGCATTCCCCGCGTTTCGGCCGATCCGCTCAGGGGGAGGTTGTCGGGGCGGGTTCGGGACGAGCGGGAAGGACAGTGAACTCGAGCTCGCGGGTCGGCTCGACCTTGCCGTCCTGGCTCAGGATGACGGAGAGTCGGCAGGTTCCCTGCGGCAGCTCGGAGGAAGGGACTTTCTCGTGCAGCACGATGCAGGGCGCCTCGCCGGCCGGCGGAGTCAGGGGCAGAGCAGGAAGCTCCAGGCTTTTCCCCATGCAATCGAGCATTCTGTCCAGCCGCCATGAGCTGGAGGTTGACGTCCTGGCAACCCGCTTCGATGCCGCGGTCGCCTGCGCGTCGCGGCGGCAGACTTCGTAGACCGCCCACAGGCTGCGCTCCGTACCTATGCCGGGACGCGCGGCGAGCAGCAAGCCGGCGTCAATCTCGGGGCTGGCATCCTCGAGTTCTTTTCCGCTCCAGGCCGTTTCCTTCTTAGCGCTCGGATCCTCGGCCGGGAGCGGGATGAGGTCGTGTCCTTCGAACCCGAGCATCGCCCCCGCAAGAGGAGAGACTGGCGCACCCGATTCGAACTCGGCCACCGCTGCCGTTACCGTATGGCCATTCAGGTCATTCGCAACGAACACGAGACGATAGCGCCCCGGGGGCGCCAGGAACTCGCGCGTATACAACCCCGCCTTGCGTCCCCGCGGCGTTCCCGGGGGCGCCGATGGAATCTGCAGCGTCGCCTGCCGCGAGAATTTGAGGCTCTTGCGCGAGACCGCCACATCCGACCAGACATCGGCGTCCTCCATCAGCCCCGAGACGTCGGCCGTCTTGCTCAGCGGCACGACGATTCCTCCCACCTCGACCCGGACCTCGCGGTGCGCCGGGTCGCTCCCAGGAAGCGCCGTCAATCCTTCCAGGGGCATCAGGATCTGGACGCGGAAGCGGGCGCCATGCTCCTCGTGGTTCAGCAGTTTGACCTCCATCCCCACAGGGAATCCTTTGGCTGCGGAAGGGCGCAGAAAGGCCGCGCGAATGGATGTTTCGTCCCGCTGCTCGCGGCTCGGGTCATCGAGAGTGCGGCGATAGCGCAGCCGGTACTTCGACTCATCCTCCGGGATGCGTACCCAGATCCGCTCGGTCTGACCCGACTGCCGGGCGGGCAGACGGAAACCGATGCGATAGAAGCACTCCAGGTCCTCACGGGCGCGATCGAAGACGCCGGCCAGGCGGTTCGTCCCCTCGATATGAGCGCCTCCCGTCTCGGTGGACAGGAAGGTCATCGGATCTTCCACCGCCTTTTCGAGCGCACCTGCCTGCACGGCGTAGATGCGCACGTTCTTGTCGCTGGCCTCGCGCGCCAGCTGCTGCATCGGCGCCACCACGTCGGAAAGGGCCCGGCGATCGGGCTGAACACCGCCCTTCGAAATGACGGTCGGCGGGGGCAGATACATGCTGCCGGGCACCTGTCGGAGCGTTTCGGAGAAGAAGATGAGATTCTTGATCCCGGGAACTGACTCGTACATCGCCATGACGGTGTGTGCGTATTCGAGCCCTCGGCGTGCGACGTCATAATCGAGCGCGGCATAGCCGTCGGCAAGGATCTCAGCCTGGTGGGACATGCGCCCCTCAGCCCGATCGGCTTTCACGGCGGCCTTGACCTCATCCATACGGTTGCGCTCCCCGTCAGCCCAGGTGTCGACGGCGCTGAAATCGGCGCTGGCCGCCTGGATGTCTTCCTTGAGGTGCTGCGAGGCGGGAAGGAGAGGACGGACGATCCGCAGGCTCAGCCCGCCGGTGAT
This genomic interval carries:
- a CDS encoding ATP-binding protein → MSGNRQTESPYRFLAAEILRIAPCDRIVFALPLADGSGFALAGAYPEAPALTEAFIPAQGSCTSRSATERRARLLSAIGEETHFAEEEMLYKAGIRDAGFVPLFHGGELMAVAIVGRRDLNSLEWKSVRCLERVSGLLASVMAAARDASRESDWSDAILAASKFSQAEDSERACRGLLEAIRRVTPYRRAVLTLVDAELEGYQWFFTGLAEEEINTFHEKAPGPEGLRLLFQGLNGTPPILADSRSSFVPLVGSREKPLGYLTLMLDTSERIVPPGPLAAVRTMAAVAAATLERNHLLRELRRERYRRAKTEEQLVHSDRLAALGQTVSGVAHELNNALSGVLGFSELGVKNNSNPQVDRDLQRVLREAKRCQQIVAHLLAFARKTKPERKVIDVNELVESVLDLRTTDLRLGNVEVELDLAAGLPRTLGVDHQIEQVLLNIINNAHQAMLQVRGARSLKVSTFAEEGKILIRITDSGPGIAAALMEKVFEPFYTTKDAGEGTGLGLSLSQGLIKEHGGQIKVESLVGKGTTFTVELPILEVPEEELSRKPARPAPPPMPRNILVVDDEEMIVELLNEVLSIAGHRVETARNGRQALDKILHVGYDAIISDLKMPGLDGSGLYDTVCRKRPEMAHRFVFSTGDTANPAAQDFFKKTGCPCLSKPFDLQSVRETLDQIFSRS